Within Romboutsia sp. CE17, the genomic segment GGGAGTTCCAACTACATCTGGACAGAATGCAGACATAACAGTATACGAAGGTACAATAGATATGGATTATAGAGGCGAAGTTGGTATAATGATAAAAAATGAGGAAGAACAATCGATAACTATACCAAAGCATACTAAAATAGCTCAGGGTGTCCTAAGAAAAGTATATCACTGTACTTTTGCAGAAGTAAAAGAGGTTAATGAAACAGTTAGAGGAGAAGGTGGATTTGGATCTACTGGAAATACTTTATAAAGAATTTATATGAAATTATACTTAATTAATAATTTGAAATATACAATTATGACATAGATTAATCTATGTCATAATTGTATACAAAATATTTATTATAAAGGGATTGATGAAAAAATCTAAGTATGTTAGTATACAAGTAGGGAGTTACTCAATAAAGAATATAATTTTATATGGATATAAAGTCATATATATGGAGGAGAAATTATGCAAACAGTATTTGAACAATAT encodes:
- the dut gene encoding dUTP diphosphatase gives rise to the protein MIMNVKKTNEDAVIPVFAHKTDSGFDLFTCEELTIEGRKKAIAKTGLIFEIPNGWGIQIKNKSGITMKGVPTTSGQNADITVYEGTIDMDYRGEVGIMIKNEEEQSITIPKHTKIAQGVLRKVYHCTFAEVKEVNETVRGEGGFGSTGNTL